Proteins found in one Nocardia brasiliensis ATCC 700358 genomic segment:
- a CDS encoding ROK family protein, with product MTVLALHVDSTGFAAGRADDDSDTDSIRRIPLPEHSVWQHCRELLLEVAAGAEVSAVGIASAGPVDMAAGVVAPIDVPEWRTGFELAQSVRKLFPSAEVQLAYEGLCLAMAERHLGGATEAVDTLTILLSDRVSGGITAGGLSLAGRTGNAGHIGHLLVPGFDDPCSCGNRGCLEAIAGGRALIDRARRDGWVGSSIDALVAAAHAGDAVVGAAFGRAGVALGLAISSVAALLDIDLVIVGGKLSSSGSTLWTPLHKTVAEHAKLAFLPGLRVIPSHLGDVGALAGAGVLGMLIGAAAQGPRPTSSSAGQ from the coding sequence ATGACGGTGCTCGCATTACACGTCGACAGCACAGGATTCGCGGCGGGCCGAGCAGACGACGATTCCGACACCGACAGCATCCGTCGCATCCCCCTACCCGAGCACTCCGTATGGCAACACTGCCGGGAACTGCTGCTCGAGGTAGCCGCAGGCGCGGAAGTATCCGCCGTTGGAATCGCGTCCGCCGGCCCGGTCGACATGGCGGCCGGCGTCGTCGCACCCATCGATGTGCCCGAATGGCGCACCGGCTTCGAACTGGCGCAGTCGGTACGGAAATTGTTTCCGAGCGCCGAGGTACAACTCGCGTACGAGGGATTGTGCCTGGCTATGGCGGAGCGGCATCTCGGCGGGGCCACAGAAGCCGTCGATACCCTCACCATATTGCTCTCCGATCGCGTGAGCGGCGGTATCACAGCGGGCGGCCTGTCCTTAGCCGGCCGCACCGGAAACGCCGGGCACATCGGACACCTCCTGGTTCCGGGGTTCGATGATCCCTGCAGCTGCGGAAATCGCGGCTGTCTCGAAGCGATCGCGGGCGGTCGTGCCCTGATCGATCGGGCGCGACGCGATGGCTGGGTAGGTTCGTCCATCGACGCGCTGGTCGCGGCCGCGCACGCCGGCGATGCCGTCGTCGGCGCGGCATTCGGCCGAGCAGGCGTCGCCCTCGGGCTGGCGATCTCGTCGGTCGCCGCTCTGCTCGACATTGATCTGGTGATCGTGGGCGGCAAATTGAGTAGCTCCGGTTCCACATTGTGGACCCCTTTGCACAAAACTGTCGCTGAACACGCCAAACTGGCGTTTCTGCCCGGTCTTCGAGTGATTCCGTCACACCTCGGCGACGTCGGAGCACTGGCAGGCGCCGGGGTTCTCGGCATGCTGATCGGCGCCGCAGCCCAAGGCCCGAGGCCGACGAGTTCCTCGGCGGGACAATGA
- a CDS encoding conjugal transfer protein, which yields MRIVAGKTSDSGEALLRRMVLRRQREKVLVAVLAVLAVLGGGHTVLSWFENEPPRDDDRAASRLIGESYLATSFAEDFVVTYLSADVGDRDSLARFVGSAQQPVLPTTTSEVADPAVVYAARTLSSGNADVWTVTISVREGEDDAARGYYRVAVSLIDGTVRALSLPAAVEPPRQAADLALEYEASCGPDTALGRTAIGFLTAYLTGSGDIARYSATGTGFRGIRPAPYSKIDSVALTTDDPNCGSGATTVRLLAAVGPRTEDDVVATLSYPLTMVLNAGQWQVRSIDPVPALRLPLTVADTQAAHTSRTVTPSVTPADIPPPTQK from the coding sequence ATGAGAATAGTTGCCGGTAAAACCAGCGATTCGGGTGAAGCATTGCTTCGCCGAATGGTGCTGCGCCGGCAGCGGGAAAAAGTCTTGGTCGCGGTCTTGGCGGTGCTCGCGGTGCTGGGCGGCGGCCACACGGTGCTGTCGTGGTTCGAAAACGAGCCGCCGCGCGACGACGACCGGGCGGCCTCGCGGCTCATCGGGGAGTCATATCTGGCTACTTCGTTCGCTGAGGATTTCGTCGTGACCTATCTGAGCGCCGACGTCGGCGATCGGGATAGCCTCGCCCGATTCGTCGGCAGCGCACAGCAACCGGTTTTGCCGACCACCACAAGTGAGGTGGCCGATCCGGCGGTGGTGTATGCCGCGCGCACCCTGTCCAGTGGCAATGCGGACGTGTGGACGGTGACCATCTCGGTACGCGAAGGCGAGGACGACGCGGCACGCGGCTATTACCGCGTCGCGGTATCGCTGATCGACGGAACGGTACGAGCCTTGTCGCTTCCTGCTGCGGTGGAACCGCCGCGGCAGGCGGCAGATCTCGCGCTGGAGTATGAGGCATCCTGCGGCCCGGACACCGCACTCGGTCGGACCGCGATCGGGTTCCTGACCGCCTACCTCACAGGCAGTGGTGATATCGCGCGCTATTCGGCGACCGGCACCGGTTTCCGGGGAATCCGTCCCGCGCCGTACAGCAAGATCGATTCGGTCGCCCTGACGACTGACGATCCGAACTGCGGTTCGGGTGCGACGACGGTGCGGTTGCTGGCAGCGGTCGGTCCGCGTACGGAAGACGATGTCGTCGCGACATTGAGCTATCCGCTGACAATGGTCCTGAACGCGGGCCAGTGGCAAGTGCGATCCATCGATCCCGTTCCCGCACTGCGGCTTCCGCTCACAGTCGCAGACACTCAGGCGGCACACACCAGCCGGACTGTCACGCCGAGCGTCACTCCGGCTGACATCCCTCCGCCTACGCAGAAATAG
- a CDS encoding MerR family transcriptional regulator produces the protein MAVNGEFTIEQLAEQAGTTVRSVRVYHERGVLPPPQMKGRTGFYGPQHLSRVRTISRLLNNGIKLNGIRELLNAMDRGDQLSDILGVRVDGGAAECLIPAGDLAARYAGIPNGLARVVALGLYEPADAANYRVTDSELARLTDQLIEAGIPAAEVVDELEKVQIDCDRIVHRRLVLLQRAPRATDRPETSPAVTGADLRLTATTQLVDKLITRSFERAALYRDAGART, from the coding sequence ATGGCCGTCAACGGGGAGTTCACCATCGAGCAGCTGGCCGAGCAGGCCGGTACGACGGTCCGTAGCGTCCGGGTCTACCACGAGCGCGGCGTCCTGCCCCCGCCGCAGATGAAGGGACGCACCGGGTTCTACGGCCCGCAACATCTCAGCCGCGTACGCACTATCAGCCGTCTGCTGAACAACGGAATAAAGCTCAACGGTATACGCGAACTCCTCAACGCGATGGATCGCGGGGACCAGCTGTCCGACATCCTGGGCGTGCGAGTCGACGGCGGCGCAGCGGAGTGCCTCATCCCGGCGGGCGATTTGGCCGCCCGCTACGCGGGGATACCGAACGGGCTCGCCAGGGTTGTCGCGCTCGGCCTGTACGAGCCCGCCGATGCCGCCAACTATCGCGTCACCGACAGCGAACTGGCCCGGCTCACCGATCAGCTGATCGAGGCGGGGATACCGGCGGCGGAGGTGGTCGACGAGCTGGAGAAAGTCCAGATAGACTGCGATCGCATTGTTCACCGGCGACTCGTACTACTCCAGCGCGCACCACGTGCCACAGACCGGCCCGAGACCTCCCCCGCCGTCACGGGCGCCGATCTCCGGCTAACGGCGACCACTCAGCTGGTCGACAAGCTCATCACGCGATCCTTCGAGCGCGCGGCCCTCTACCGCGACGCAGGCGCACGAACGTAA
- a CDS encoding PH domain-containing protein, translating into MKEASIKGGFTVGLFDNVLGNAGRADSLQAQKEYGFLLVENEQVWAAYLLIRDMILFTDRRLILIDKQGLTGQKVSYHSVPYKSIVHFTVETAGMIDLDAELTVWISGQQKPLLQKRFGRNVDIYEVQAIMAMFVAK; encoded by the coding sequence ATGAAAGAAGCATCAATCAAGGGTGGTTTCACGGTGGGCTTGTTCGACAATGTTCTCGGAAACGCGGGCAGGGCCGATTCGCTGCAGGCGCAGAAGGAGTACGGCTTCCTGCTCGTAGAGAACGAACAGGTTTGGGCCGCCTATCTGCTGATCCGGGACATGATCCTGTTCACCGATCGGCGCTTGATCTTGATCGATAAGCAGGGGCTCACGGGGCAAAAGGTTAGTTACCACAGCGTCCCGTATAAGTCGATCGTGCATTTCACCGTCGAGACCGCCGGGATGATAGATCTGGACGCAGAGCTCACCGTGTGGATCTCCGGCCAGCAGAAGCCATTACTGCAGAAGCGCTTCGGCAGGAATGTCGATATCTACGAGGTGCAGGCGATCATGGCGATGTTCGTCGCGAAATGA
- a CDS encoding GAF domain-containing protein, with protein MTIETLTPATLSIATVGNSPRGFADCRRVLQRLLAKTPALYDGITTLGIAGIVRSVRDRAEDVEFEIPTEAGQHELLARPVFGPAGDVHAVRLWAGSLADQVPAPGGAVGVIWDLTTQTLQVPSGIASLTGLSAEEYVPTMSIAELFQRVPTFDRHAEVLDLLYDPRSGDKLQCDVTVSQRGGRPGRWRITARARADTRTYGAWLLIEDVTSDDAPLTWMTLERAGLREAHRRAGTHLAVVQVEHTSISHWLTEPAPWIRWNYLFRPVDVFHPDDRERLVDTHRPLQSGETAELVVRTLDYRGGYTPTAVSLFPYPGYANQQLAIAQLRPVRVLSGAADSDSGIGPKGYDDHLWRTMARQGPNSVS; from the coding sequence GTGACGATCGAAACACTGACACCGGCCACTCTGTCCATCGCGACGGTCGGGAACAGTCCGCGGGGTTTCGCCGACTGCCGCCGAGTTCTGCAACGGCTACTCGCCAAAACGCCTGCGCTGTATGACGGAATCACCACGCTGGGTATCGCGGGCATTGTGCGGTCGGTGCGTGATCGCGCCGAGGACGTGGAGTTCGAGATCCCCACCGAAGCTGGGCAGCACGAGCTGCTGGCTCGGCCCGTCTTCGGGCCGGCCGGTGACGTGCACGCGGTTCGGTTGTGGGCCGGATCGCTCGCGGATCAGGTCCCTGCCCCGGGCGGGGCGGTGGGGGTCATCTGGGATCTGACCACGCAGACGTTGCAGGTGCCCAGCGGTATCGCCAGCCTGACCGGGCTGTCGGCGGAAGAGTACGTGCCGACGATGTCGATCGCCGAACTATTTCAGCGTGTGCCGACCTTCGACCGCCACGCTGAGGTGCTCGACCTGTTGTACGACCCCCGCTCCGGGGACAAACTGCAGTGTGATGTCACGGTCTCCCAGCGCGGGGGTCGCCCCGGACGCTGGCGGATCACCGCACGTGCGCGGGCCGACACGCGCACATACGGCGCATGGCTGTTGATCGAGGACGTCACCTCCGACGACGCTCCGCTCACCTGGATGACGTTGGAGCGCGCGGGATTACGCGAAGCTCACCGGAGAGCGGGCACCCACCTGGCGGTGGTTCAGGTGGAGCACACGAGCATCTCGCATTGGCTGACCGAGCCTGCGCCCTGGATCAGATGGAACTACCTGTTCCGGCCGGTTGATGTCTTTCATCCAGACGACCGGGAGCGACTGGTTGATACCCACCGACCTCTACAGTCGGGCGAAACTGCGGAGTTGGTGGTCCGGACGCTCGACTATCGCGGCGGCTACACGCCGACCGCGGTCTCGCTGTTTCCGTACCCCGGCTACGCGAACCAGCAACTGGCCATCGCGCAGTTGCGGCCGGTGCGAGTGCTTTCCGGTGCTGCCGATAGCGATTCGGGTATAGGTCCGAAGGGCTACGACGACCATCTGTGGCGAACCATGGCAAGACAAGGGCCGAATTCTGTGTCCTGA
- a CDS encoding ATP-binding protein, with product MTFLGRDLQPTAAIRGNLQFTTAGLVTATYLIEPMGYGLRGAGDKSEVKQAHQTLINNLPDGSLLLGIHADLNVLDVLSKMVEGIDLDAHEDYANEVVAAHARIRGISPTTRIHLLSIPVGGTSSGFRTIARLWRGGTTSLDAAGLSRADLDAYDETANRILSQIGGDFDPVPVPAGMFQWLWEHYLARGAIGDSAAPTRPGVLEDVTAAVFRSAALDEGAQGERRRLRPSFVPIVKVVQEDFEFVPSYQAMLTLRSFPYGGMAFPGNSEFLSALEGMRGVTVDWAMRISTRSADKVLKANELNLRKLGDQMEQRDQELSFAQNTLMSKAQLLSEYHQHFEVNSGESEVSFTTVIAVGSHSRDTTQDAVNAIKRRYQRFQIDVVAPVGAQVELWSMLVPGAPHRRAFDDFAHIMPSDMWAGFVPFVTNEVGDDSGPVIGVNLLSGHYEPIHFGIMEAALHDFSASFAVTGELGSGKSYFLKLMAALVRDMGGQFLALDRSHIGEWEHFASSIDDAVIIDLAEPAVSLDPLRMFAPRIAGERALDSLLPLLDLSPTSGAGAIATHLLSPKGIAEHHIRSLYDLFEVARRLSDAEPGRAEYADLVARLATVVDRMPVLFDTSLPPLRLSAAATVVRSHKVTLPSAEELINPHLYARLPLTKRLGTALYELIGVAAREAFLTDSGRFGLLIGDEAHHFTQTQVGAAVTSDFSRDGRKHLGAIGLASHDPATDFHGAAHNLIPNRFVFRQRDETLARNSLEWLGVDLKESPYLLQMLREETSPPIGAGRQVPDERRGEMFMRDALGRIGRGKVLGPARPDRAAVISSTPGVAGRRPALPGRLEKR from the coding sequence ATGACATTCCTCGGACGAGATCTTCAGCCGACCGCGGCGATTCGCGGAAACCTGCAGTTCACCACTGCTGGACTGGTCACCGCCACCTACCTCATCGAGCCGATGGGTTATGGCTTGCGTGGCGCCGGCGACAAGTCCGAGGTCAAGCAAGCACATCAGACGCTCATCAACAACCTGCCGGACGGGTCGCTGCTGCTCGGCATACATGCGGACCTGAACGTCCTCGATGTGCTCTCGAAGATGGTCGAAGGGATCGACCTGGATGCGCATGAGGACTACGCGAACGAAGTGGTGGCCGCGCATGCGCGAATCCGAGGGATTTCGCCGACGACGCGGATTCACCTGTTGTCCATACCGGTCGGCGGCACCTCGTCCGGATTCCGGACGATAGCGCGGTTGTGGCGTGGCGGCACAACATCGCTGGATGCCGCCGGCCTGTCCCGGGCCGATCTCGACGCTTACGACGAGACCGCAAACCGGATTCTGTCCCAAATCGGGGGCGATTTCGATCCGGTACCCGTGCCTGCGGGAATGTTCCAGTGGCTCTGGGAACACTATCTGGCCCGCGGCGCGATCGGTGACTCGGCCGCGCCCACCCGCCCGGGTGTACTCGAGGATGTCACCGCAGCAGTATTCCGCTCCGCCGCGCTCGATGAGGGCGCCCAGGGCGAACGTCGTAGGCTGCGGCCCTCGTTCGTGCCGATCGTCAAGGTGGTCCAAGAGGACTTCGAATTCGTGCCGTCCTACCAGGCAATGCTCACCCTGCGCTCCTTTCCGTACGGCGGCATGGCCTTCCCCGGAAACAGTGAATTCCTGAGCGCGCTGGAGGGCATGCGCGGCGTGACCGTCGACTGGGCGATGCGGATCTCCACCAGGTCCGCGGACAAAGTGCTCAAGGCCAACGAGTTGAACCTGCGGAAGCTGGGCGACCAAATGGAACAGCGCGACCAGGAGTTGTCCTTCGCGCAGAACACTCTGATGTCCAAGGCGCAGTTGCTGAGTGAATACCACCAGCACTTCGAGGTCAACAGCGGGGAGTCGGAAGTCAGCTTCACCACGGTGATCGCGGTCGGTAGCCACTCACGCGATACGACCCAGGATGCGGTGAACGCGATCAAACGCCGCTATCAGCGCTTCCAGATCGACGTGGTCGCGCCGGTCGGCGCGCAGGTCGAACTGTGGTCGATGCTGGTCCCCGGCGCCCCGCATCGGCGGGCCTTCGACGACTTCGCTCACATCATGCCCTCGGACATGTGGGCCGGGTTCGTTCCGTTCGTCACCAACGAGGTCGGGGACGACTCCGGGCCCGTGATCGGCGTGAACCTGCTGTCGGGCCACTACGAGCCGATTCACTTCGGCATCATGGAAGCCGCCCTGCACGACTTTTCCGCGTCTTTCGCGGTCACCGGGGAACTCGGCTCAGGAAAGTCCTACTTCCTCAAGCTCATGGCGGCGCTGGTACGGGACATGGGTGGTCAGTTCCTGGCACTCGATCGCAGCCACATCGGTGAGTGGGAACACTTTGCGTCATCCATCGACGATGCCGTGATCATCGACCTGGCGGAGCCGGCTGTTTCGCTCGATCCGCTGCGGATGTTCGCTCCGCGGATCGCCGGGGAGCGGGCGCTCGATTCGTTGCTGCCCTTGCTCGACCTTTCGCCCACTTCCGGCGCGGGTGCGATCGCGACGCATCTACTGAGTCCGAAAGGGATTGCCGAGCACCATATTCGGAGTCTCTACGATCTGTTCGAGGTGGCTCGGCGGCTCAGTGACGCCGAGCCGGGACGTGCGGAGTACGCCGATCTGGTCGCACGTCTCGCGACGGTGGTCGATCGGATGCCCGTGCTGTTCGATACCTCATTGCCGCCGTTGCGGCTCTCGGCGGCGGCAACCGTGGTGCGCAGCCACAAGGTCACTTTGCCGAGCGCCGAAGAACTGATCAATCCACACCTGTACGCCAGACTGCCGTTGACGAAACGACTCGGTACCGCGCTGTACGAACTGATCGGGGTGGCCGCGCGTGAGGCTTTCCTGACCGACAGCGGACGATTCGGCCTGTTGATCGGCGACGAAGCGCACCATTTCACCCAGACCCAGGTCGGTGCTGCGGTGACCTCCGACTTCAGCCGGGACGGCCGGAAGCATCTCGGTGCCATAGGACTCGCTTCGCATGATCCGGCGACCGACTTCCATGGTGCCGCGCATAACCTCATCCCGAATCGATTCGTGTTCCGTCAGCGTGACGAAACGCTGGCACGCAACAGCTTGGAGTGGCTCGGCGTCGATTTGAAGGAGTCGCCATATCTGCTCCAGATGCTGCGGGAGGAGACGTCGCCACCGATCGGCGCTGGGCGTCAGGTACCTGATGAACGCCGTGGCGAGATGTTCATGCGCGACGCACTGGGCCGGATCGGTCGCGGCAAGGTGCTCGGCCCCGCGCGACCTGACCGTGCTGCGGTCATCAGCAGCACGCCTGGCGTGGCTGGGCGGAGGCCGGCACTGCCGGGTCGGTTGGAAAAGCGATGA